The window TAGCCGTTTGGTTCGGCTTACGATCGCGCGACGGATCCCGCCGGACTTCATACTGCCGGGCAAAACAATACACACACACACACACACACCGATCGCACTCGAGACGCGATCGGGTGTGTACTGACTTTTGTCCAGTAGTATCAATATGCGATCACGCCGGACGGTCCCCGTCGAGGGACGGATCGGAATCCCGGCTCCGCCGCCGAATTAGCCTCACGTTGAAGCGCTTCCGATCCGGTGGGTTCCGGTACGATTAAGTAGCCGTCACTAACGCTCTTTCGTATGAGTGGACGACCGCTGGACGTCCTCGAGGCGTCCCTTGGCGAACGAGTCGCCGTACGACTCAAGAGTGGTGACGAGTACGTCGGCGAACTCGCCGGCTACGACCAGCACATGAACCTCGTGCTCGAGGAAGTCACGATTCCCGCGGACGAATCGATCTCCGGGGACGGCGAGCCGATCGAAGACACAACCATTATACGCGGCGATAACGTCGTTTCGATCACTCCATGACTGGCGCAGGAACCCCGAGCCAAGGAAAGAAGAACAAGACGACCCACGTCAAGTGTCGTCGCTGCGGAGAGAAGTCCTACCACGTGAAGAAGAAGGTCTGCTCGTCGTGTGGCTTCGGCAAGTCGTCGAAGCGCCGCGACTACGAGTGGCAGTCGAAGACCGGCGACAACTAACGCGAACGCCGTTCGCTCTCGCCCACCTGCCGGATCGATCTCGACCGGATTCTTCGCTTTCCACCTCGAGCGACGCGGTCCGACCTATCGACCTATCGGCGATGAACAACCATTAGTCCTGGGCCGCGAACACTCCGATATGAGTATGGAGACGACAGCCGCCTTCGCGGGCCTCGAGTGTGTCGACTGCGGGACCGCGTTCGACGCTGCCGAGGTGACCCACCGGTGTCCGGACTGCGATGGGGTTCTCGACCCGACATACGACTACGACGCGATCGACCTCGATCGCGAGACCCTCGAGTCGCGGCCGTTCGACTCGATGTGGCGCTACGAGGAACTGCTGCCGTTCCGACGCGAGTCGGCGGTCACGATGGACGAGGGGACGACGCCGCTGGTCGACTGTCCGGCCCTCGCCGACGAGTTCGGCGTCGAGCGCGTCCTGATCAAAGACGAGGGACGCAACCCGACGAACACGTTCAAGGACCGCGGCCAGACGGTGGCGGTGACGGCGGCGAGCCAGCACGGCGCGAGCGACGTCGTCCTCGCCTCGGCGGGCAACGCGGGGCAGGCGGCCTCGGCCTACGCCGCCCGTGCGGGTATGGACTCTCACGTCTACTTACCGTCGCGGGCCGGCTTCACGAACAAGGCGATGGTCAACGTCCACGGCGGCGACATGAGCGTGGTCGGCGGGCGGATCGGCGACGCCGGCGAGGCCTACGAGGAGGCCAGCACGGACCACGACGACTGGTACCCGCTCCAGACGTTCGTCACCCCCTACCGCCACGAGGGGAAGAAGACGATGTTCTACGAGGTCGTCGAGCAACTCGAGTGGGAAACGCCCGACGCCATCGTCTACCCGACCGGCGGCGGCGTCGGCCTGATCGGGATGTACAAGGCCGCGAAAGAGTACCGCGATCTGGGCCTGATCGACGACCTTCCGGAACTGTACGCCGCCCAGGCCTCGGGCTGTGATCCGATCGTCGAGGCCTACGAGGAAGGGTGGGACGAACACGAACCCGTCGAACACCCCGACACGATCTGTGGCGGCCTCGAGATCCCCGACCCCGGCGCGAGTCCGTGGATCCTCGAGGCGCTCCGGGAGACCGACGGCGGCGCGGTCTCGACGGCCGATCCGGACATCCTCGAGGCCGGCGTCCAGGTCGCCAAGCAGGAGGGCCTCGAGATGGTTCCGAGTTCGGCGGCCGCAGCGAGCGGCGCGTGGGAACTCGCGGAACGGGGCGAGTTCGACGGCGACGAGACGATCGTCATTCTCAACACCGGCGCCGGGAACAAGGAGGCGGACGTGCTCCGCAGCCACCTGATGAGTCAGGGCGTCTGAACCGGCCGGCCCCACCACACTGACGACAGTTATTTGCTCCTGACGGTCGTCGAACGGGACGAAGTCCGCGACGCCGACGGCGACCCGCTCGAGGACGTCTCCCGGGAGATGGTCTGGATCGCCGAGCGGTGACCCCGGCGTCCGCGGCGGGGACCGGAGCACGGGGCTCGTTTCGTAGCGTTTTTGCCGGCTGTCGGGAAACGGAGGGGTATGACTACCACGACACCCTGGGACGACTGGGACCATATTCTCAAAATCGACCCCGACAAGGACCTCCCCGAGGGCGTCACCTACGGCGATCTCTGTGCGACCGGCACCGACGCGATCGAGATCGGCGGCACGATGGGCGTCACCGAGGAGAAGATGGCCGCCGTCATCGAGGCCTGTGCCGAACACGACGTGCCGCTCTACCAGGAACCCTCGAGCCCCGAGGTCGTCCTCGAGGACGATGCGCTCGAGGGGTATCTCATCCCGACGGTCTTCAACGCCGGCTCGCCGTTCTGGATCACCGGCGCGCACAAGGAGTGGGTCCGGATCGACGACGATTACGACTGGGATCGAACGACGACGGAGGCCTACATCGTGATGAACCCCGAGGCCGACGTCGCCACCTACACCGAGGCCGACTGCGATCTCGACGCCGACGACGTCGCCGCCTACGCCACCGTCGCGGAACGGATGTTCGGCCAGGAGATCGTCTACCTCGAGTACTCGGGGACGCTGGGCGACGAGGGGATCGTCCGGGCGGCCGCCGAGGCGACCGACGACGCGACCCTGTTCTACGGCGGCGGTATCCACGACTACGACTCCGCGTACTCGATGGCCCAGTACGCAGACGTCGTGGTCGTCGGCGACCTCGCACACGACGAGGGCGTCGAGGCGGTCCGCGCGACCGTCGAGGGCGCTTCGGACGCCTGATCGTTGGAATTAGCTCTTCTCGGGGCTGAAAAAGGCCGTTTGGCCTAAACTGTTTTGCGTCTCCGTTCTCCATCGGATGGTATGGCGCTCTTCGCCGAGTTCGACGCGGCTTCGCAGGAACTCGTCCTCGGTCCCACGCTCGAGGCGCTGCCCTCGCTCGAGGTGGAACTCGAGCGGCAGTACGCCGTCGACCCGTCCCGGCCGATCGCGTTCTGCTGGATGCGGTGTGCCGGCGGGGACCGGAACCGAGTCGAACGGACCCTGGCCGACGACGACACCGTGGCCGAGTTCCAGCGGATCGCGGACGCCCACGACGGGGCGCTGTACCGCATCCGTCGCAGCGGCTCCGGGGTCGTCGGGGCATACCGTCGGTGGGTCGCACTCGGCGGGGAACTCCTCGAGTGCCGGGGATCGAGCGGTCGCTGGCGGATCGAGATGCGGTTTCCGGACCGGGGGGCGTTCACGCGGTATCACGCGTTCCTCGAAGGGGAGGGCGTCGAAATCGCCCTCCATCGCCTTTCGGAGGACGACGCGCCGAGCGACGACGACCTGTTGACCGACTCCCAGTACGAGGCCCTCGAGATCGCGTTCGAGTCCGGCTTCTTCGAGGTTCCCCGCGAGGCGGATCTCTCCGCGATCGCGAACGAACTCGAGATTTCGAACCAGGCGGTCAGCGAGCGGTTACGACGGGCACAGTCGAGCCTGGTCGCGGAGCACGTGGTATCGGGCGGGAGGCAAACGCGGTAGGGGTCGGTGCCGAAAGCACACTTGCGGTCGGCGGTCGGTCGTCACCCTTATGCCGCGCAGTCCCCTCCCGATGATGATGGCAAGGCAGCCCTCCTCTCCCCCTGCCGACGAGCCGCTGTCGATCAGGGTTGTTCGTGCGATAGCAGCACACGACGGGGTCGATCCGGTCGACCTCTCGCCGCCGTTGTACGCCAGTATCGATCCCGCGGCGCTAGATTCGCTCTTCGAACCGACCAGCCCCGCCAGGCCCGGCGAACGCGTCGGTAGCCTGACCTTCGATTACGACGGCAAACAGGTCACCGTCGGGGCCGACGGCGAGATCACGATCGATTCGTCCCCCGAAACCGACCGCTCCTCGCGTCGTTCCATATGAAGGTCTGTCTCGCCTGCGACTGGTTCGCCTCCGCGGACGACGGAGCCACCGAAACCGAACGCTCGCGGCTCGCGGTCGAGCACTTCGTCGAAACCGGACACGCGATCGACACGAGAGAGTCGGCCGGTCGACCGACGCCGCCATCGGTCTGTGCGGAACTGCTGGTCCGCGAACTCTCGCCGTCGGCCGATCCGACCGCTTGATTCGATCGAGTCCGTCGGCTTGCCGCTTACTCACCGCCGTCCGCCCCGCGCTCGAGGAGCGACCGGAGCCGCGGCAACGCCTCGGTGACGTCGTCCCGGTAGACCACGTCGGCGGCCCCGTCGACCGGGGTCGACTCGAGGTTGACGACGCCGACTGTCGCGCCGGTGGCCCCGGCTTCCCGCGGGAACGAGGCGGCAGGTTCGACTACCAGCGACGAGCCGATCGCGAGGAAGACGTCGCTGTCGCGGGTCAGCGTCCGCGCTCGCTGGACGACCGCCCCGGGAAGCTGTTCACCGAAGAGGACGACGTCGGGTTTGTAGATCCCGCCGCAGTCGCAGGTCGGCGGGAGGTCACCCTCTGCGGCACGGTCGAAGATCGGGTCACCGTCGCGTCGCCGTCCGCAGTCGGTACAGCGGACGCGGCGGGCGTTGCCGTGTAGCTCGAGGATCGGCGGTTCCCCGGTTCCGGCGGGTGTGTCATCCCCGGCCCCTGGGTCGTCCTCGCGCTTTCCGTCCTCGGCGGCCCCGTTAGCCCCGTCACCCCCGTCGGCCCCGTCGGCTGCATCGCGATGTAATCCGTCCGTATTCTGCGTGAGTACAGCGTCGAGGTAGCCGTCCCGACCCATCGCGGCCAGGGCCTCGTGGGCCGCGTTGGGCTCGTACTCCTCGCCGAACAGCTCCCGCTGGAGGGCGACCCGGTCGGCCCAGAACCCCTCCGGGTCGCTCCGGAACCGTCCGTAGGTGAACTGTCCCTCGTCGAAGTGCTCCCAGACGCCGTCCTCGCCGCGGAACGTCGGGACGCCCGAGGGGGCCGAAATCCCCGCACCCGTCAGGGCGACGACCGTCGCGTCCCGATCGATCTCGGCGGCGAGTCGCTCGAGGGCGTCGCGGTCACGGTCGGACGCCCGATCGGACTCGTCCATGTCGGGTCCTCGGCCTCGAGAGACAAAAACGGGAGCGGCTGTGGCTGCGGTTTCGGCTGCGGCTTCGGTAGCCCCCCTATCTCATCGACGACCCGTACGCCGCCGCCAGCTTCGCCTCGATCCGCTGGAGGTGTTCCCCGACAGTCCCCGGCGAGAGCCCGAGCCGGTCCGCGAGTTCGCGGTGCGTCGTTCGCCGCGGCACCTCGTAGTACCCCTCGCTGCGGGCCACCGCGAACAGTTCGCGCTGGCGGTCGGTCAGCCGGACCGAGCGCGACAGCGAGTCCGCTGATCCGCTCCCGAGCGAATCGGCCTCGTACGCCCCCGTCCGCCGGAGGTCGAACTCGACTCCCGCCGGGAGCGTCCGCGTCGCCCGCCTGAGCGCCCGGCCCGGCCCCACGAGGGTCACCTCGAGGCCGCGGTCGGCGTTTCCCCGGCTGTCGCTCCCGCCCGCGGCGACGAACGGCAGCGGCCAGTCGATCACGACCTCGTACTCCCGGGGTACCGCGAGGAGGTCGTCGACCGGCGGGACGGTACGGCACCGAACGTACGCGGCCCCGCGGCCGTCGTCGCCGGCGACGTCGTACTCGAGCACCTCGGGCGCGTCCGCCAGCGCGGTTCGGGCGCGCTCGAGGTCGCCTCGCATCTCGAGCAGTTCGGCGTGTCGGCCGTCGTCGGCGTCGATCGGGTTCAGGTGCCGGATCGCCTCGAGCGAGACACCCTCGCGTGCGGCGAACGCCTCGTCGATACCCGTCAGGTGCTCGTCGGGCCAGGTCAGGACGACGGTCGCGTACCTCATCGGGGACCACCACCCGGGACGGTCGTTCCGATTCGGTCGGCGGTCGCGTTCGTGCTTGCGCTCACGTCACTCGCCTCGACGTCCGCATATAAGTACGGCTAGTATGATCGGATACAGAGGGAGACGGCCGGACGTGGTTGGCAGTGATACATGAGCAACGTTTCGTCGATCAGCGATCCGCCGCCGGGACCCGACGGGTTGCCGCTGCTCGGCAACCAGCTTGCTTTCCTGCGGGACCCGTACGGGTTCATGACCCGGACGGCACGCGAGTACGGCGATATCGCCCACTGGGAGGATCCGACCGGCCCCGTCTACCAGCTCAACCACCCCGATTACATCGAGCAGGTGCTGGTCCAGAACAACGAGAACTACGTCAAAGGGGACCGGTTCCAGCACATCCTCGGTCCGATCACCGGCAACGGCATCCTGAACAGCGAGGGTGCGGTCTGGCGACGCAATCGCCACCAGATCCAGCCGGCCTTCCGCCCCGACCGGATCCGGGAGTACGCGACGATGATGACCGACTTCGCGATGGAGACCCTCGAGGACTGGGAGGACGGGCAAACTCGCCTCGTCCACGAGGAC of the Halobiforma lacisalsi AJ5 genome contains:
- a CDS encoding LSM domain-containing protein, encoding MSGRPLDVLEASLGERVAVRLKSGDEYVGELAGYDQHMNLVLEEVTIPADESISGDGEPIEDTTIIRGDNVVSITP
- a CDS encoding 50S ribosomal protein L37e; translated protein: MTGAGTPSQGKKNKTTHVKCRRCGEKSYHVKKKVCSSCGFGKSSKRRDYEWQSKTGDN
- a CDS encoding threonine synthase → METTAAFAGLECVDCGTAFDAAEVTHRCPDCDGVLDPTYDYDAIDLDRETLESRPFDSMWRYEELLPFRRESAVTMDEGTTPLVDCPALADEFGVERVLIKDEGRNPTNTFKDRGQTVAVTAASQHGASDVVLASAGNAGQAASAYAARAGMDSHVYLPSRAGFTNKAMVNVHGGDMSVVGGRIGDAGEAYEEASTDHDDWYPLQTFVTPYRHEGKKTMFYEVVEQLEWETPDAIVYPTGGGVGLIGMYKAAKEYRDLGLIDDLPELYAAQASGCDPIVEAYEEGWDEHEPVEHPDTICGGLEIPDPGASPWILEALRETDGGAVSTADPDILEAGVQVAKQEGLEMVPSSAAAASGAWELAERGEFDGDETIVILNTGAGNKEADVLRSHLMSQGV
- a CDS encoding phosphoglycerol geranylgeranyltransferase, producing MTTTTPWDDWDHILKIDPDKDLPEGVTYGDLCATGTDAIEIGGTMGVTEEKMAAVIEACAEHDVPLYQEPSSPEVVLEDDALEGYLIPTVFNAGSPFWITGAHKEWVRIDDDYDWDRTTTEAYIVMNPEADVATYTEADCDLDADDVAAYATVAERMFGQEIVYLEYSGTLGDEGIVRAAAEATDDATLFYGGGIHDYDSAYSMAQYADVVVVGDLAHDEGVEAVRATVEGASDA
- a CDS encoding helix-turn-helix domain-containing protein, whose amino-acid sequence is MALFAEFDAASQELVLGPTLEALPSLEVELERQYAVDPSRPIAFCWMRCAGGDRNRVERTLADDDTVAEFQRIADAHDGALYRIRRSGSGVVGAYRRWVALGGELLECRGSSGRWRIEMRFPDRGAFTRYHAFLEGEGVEIALHRLSEDDAPSDDDLLTDSQYEALEIAFESGFFEVPREADLSAIANELEISNQAVSERLRRAQSSLVAEHVVSGGRQTR
- a CDS encoding HalOD1 output domain-containing protein, which gives rise to MARQPSSPPADEPLSIRVVRAIAAHDGVDPVDLSPPLYASIDPAALDSLFEPTSPARPGERVGSLTFDYDGKQVTVGADGEITIDSSPETDRSSRRSI
- a CDS encoding SIR2 family NAD-dependent protein deacylase codes for the protein MDESDRASDRDRDALERLAAEIDRDATVVALTGAGISAPSGVPTFRGEDGVWEHFDEGQFTYGRFRSDPEGFWADRVALQRELFGEEYEPNAAHEALAAMGRDGYLDAVLTQNTDGLHRDAADGADGGDGANGAAEDGKREDDPGAGDDTPAGTGEPPILELHGNARRVRCTDCGRRRDGDPIFDRAAEGDLPPTCDCGGIYKPDVVLFGEQLPGAVVQRARTLTRDSDVFLAIGSSLVVEPAASFPREAGATGATVGVVNLESTPVDGAADVVYRDDVTEALPRLRSLLERGADGGE
- a CDS encoding helix-turn-helix domain-containing protein, which gives rise to MRYATVVLTWPDEHLTGIDEAFAAREGVSLEAIRHLNPIDADDGRHAELLEMRGDLERARTALADAPEVLEYDVAGDDGRGAAYVRCRTVPPVDDLLAVPREYEVVIDWPLPFVAAGGSDSRGNADRGLEVTLVGPGRALRRATRTLPAGVEFDLRRTGAYEADSLGSGSADSLSRSVRLTDRQRELFAVARSEGYYEVPRRTTHRELADRLGLSPGTVGEHLQRIEAKLAAAYGSSMR